From Paraburkholderia fungorum, the proteins below share one genomic window:
- a CDS encoding NnrU family protein: MPVLILGLLIFLGLHSIRIFADEWRKALIARIGDNGWKSAYSVLSIIGLALVVWGYGMARREPVVLWTPPAWAPHVAAVLTLAAFILFPAAYVPGNHFKAIFRHPMVVSVMPWAVAHLLANGTLNAVVLFGAFLVWALVDYAAARRRDRVEHIVYAAGTLSRDVIPVVIGVVAWFVFAFYIHGWMTGVKPLG; the protein is encoded by the coding sequence GTGCCGGTACTGATTCTGGGGCTGCTGATATTCCTTGGCTTGCATTCGATCCGTATCTTCGCGGACGAGTGGCGTAAGGCGCTAATCGCGCGGATCGGAGACAACGGCTGGAAATCGGCCTATTCGGTTCTGTCCATCATCGGCCTCGCGCTGGTCGTGTGGGGATACGGAATGGCGCGGCGCGAACCGGTCGTTCTGTGGACACCGCCGGCCTGGGCACCACACGTCGCAGCAGTCCTCACTCTCGCGGCATTTATTCTCTTTCCGGCTGCCTACGTGCCGGGGAATCACTTCAAGGCGATATTCCGGCATCCGATGGTAGTCAGCGTGATGCCGTGGGCCGTCGCTCATCTGCTCGCGAACGGCACGCTGAACGCCGTCGTGCTGTTCGGCGCGTTTCTCGTTTGGGCGCTGGTCGATTACGCCGCCGCGCGACGGCGCGATCGCGTCGAACATATCGTTTATGCCGCCGGGACTCTCTCACGCGACGTGATTCCGGTGGTAATCGGCGTTGTCGCGTGGTTCGTGTTCGCGTTTTACATCCACGGATGGATGACCGGCGTGAAGCCGCTGGGGTGA
- a CDS encoding TonB-dependent receptor, protein MLKEKNVSTFTDALRTVPGITFLGGDAAANPSADRPVIRGFESRNSIFVDGMRDSGVQNRETFDVENISVVKGPDSVYAGRGSVGGSIDITTKAPQADNFINGSVGLGTDSYRRATVDWNQKLNDTTAIRLNVMGHDADQAGRTDIYSKRWGVAPSIAFGLNSPTTVTVSYYHLNTYDMPDFSSPFRSTGGTPVATDRGQFFGLNSRDYRRGQTDTGEVKVEHRINDAWKVKNTTVFGRSTLDYIATNPQLTSATSNILSLQAKSGKYATNSVANQTEASGKFDLYGMRHTVTAGVEFSHEQDLYEGYLVSDSAGNNIRSGGPCSVAYNCTSLFGGWNPDNPWTGSIALNGDKSFPGPATHTQTNIASAYLFDSVQLSERWIFNAGMRFDRYDVTAEQAGVANLSNSSNLFSYQFGLVFKPIRTVSLYASYGTSSNPPGSNSGLGGGTDQITTTNKDLAPERSNNIEVGAKWDVLDQRLSLTTALFQTEKTNARVSDGLGGTINAGSQRVRGFEFGFAGNVTSKWAVFGGYSYLDAITTDAGPTSPALSGLPMVMVPKHNFTLWTSYDVLPKLTLGAGATVSSLTYASVAATSRKWIPGYARFDASATWRVSKKIDLQLNVNNIFDRKYYQTAYPIYATWAPGRSAMLTMNFYQ, encoded by the coding sequence GTGCTCAAGGAAAAGAACGTCTCGACCTTCACCGACGCGCTGCGCACCGTGCCGGGCATCACCTTCCTCGGCGGCGATGCGGCGGCGAATCCTTCGGCGGATCGTCCGGTGATCCGCGGCTTCGAATCGCGCAACTCAATTTTCGTCGACGGCATGCGGGATTCGGGCGTGCAAAACCGCGAGACCTTCGACGTCGAAAACATCAGCGTCGTCAAAGGTCCCGACTCGGTGTACGCGGGACGCGGCTCGGTGGGCGGCAGCATCGACATCACCACCAAGGCGCCGCAAGCCGACAATTTCATCAACGGCAGCGTCGGGCTGGGTACGGATAGTTACCGACGCGCGACCGTCGACTGGAATCAGAAACTCAACGACACCACCGCGATCCGCCTGAACGTCATGGGCCACGATGCCGATCAGGCTGGCCGCACCGACATCTATAGCAAGCGCTGGGGCGTCGCGCCGTCGATCGCGTTCGGCCTGAACTCGCCGACCACGGTCACGGTGAGCTACTACCATCTGAACACCTATGACATGCCGGATTTCAGCTCGCCATTCCGCTCGACGGGCGGCACGCCGGTGGCGACAGACCGCGGCCAGTTCTTCGGACTCAACTCGCGCGATTACCGGCGCGGCCAGACCGACACGGGTGAAGTGAAGGTCGAACATCGCATCAACGACGCATGGAAGGTGAAGAACACGACCGTATTCGGCCGCTCAACGCTCGACTACATCGCGACCAATCCGCAACTCACGAGCGCGACCTCGAACATCCTGAGTCTGCAGGCAAAGAGCGGCAAATACGCGACCAATAGCGTGGCGAACCAGACCGAGGCGAGCGGCAAGTTCGACCTCTACGGCATGCGTCATACCGTGACAGCCGGCGTGGAATTCAGCCACGAACAGGATCTCTACGAGGGCTATCTCGTCAGCGATTCGGCGGGCAACAACATCCGTTCGGGCGGACCGTGCTCGGTCGCCTACAACTGCACGTCGCTCTTCGGCGGCTGGAATCCGGACAATCCGTGGACGGGCAGCATCGCGCTGAACGGCGACAAAAGCTTCCCGGGTCCGGCAACGCACACGCAGACGAACATCGCATCCGCCTACCTGTTCGACAGCGTTCAGCTTTCCGAGCGCTGGATCTTCAACGCGGGCATGCGCTTCGACCGCTACGACGTGACCGCCGAGCAGGCGGGCGTCGCCAATCTGAGCAATTCGTCGAACCTGTTCAGCTATCAATTCGGCCTGGTGTTCAAGCCGATCCGCACGGTCAGCCTGTATGCGTCATATGGCACATCGTCGAATCCGCCCGGCTCGAACTCGGGCCTCGGCGGCGGAACCGACCAGATCACCACGACCAACAAGGATCTCGCGCCGGAACGCTCGAACAACATCGAAGTGGGCGCGAAATGGGATGTGCTGGATCAGCGTCTGTCGCTCACGACCGCGCTGTTCCAGACAGAGAAGACCAACGCTCGCGTGAGCGACGGTTTGGGCGGCACGATCAATGCGGGCTCGCAGCGCGTACGCGGCTTCGAGTTCGGCTTTGCAGGCAACGTGACCAGCAAGTGGGCCGTGTTCGGCGGCTACTCGTACCTCGACGCGATCACGACCGATGCGGGCCCGACGAGCCCGGCTCTATCAGGCTTGCCGATGGTCATGGTGCCGAAGCACAACTTCACGCTGTGGACCAGCTATGACGTGTTGCCCAAACTCACGTTGGGCGCGGGCGCGACGGTGTCGAGCCTGACTTACGCATCGGTGGCCGCGACCTCGCGCAAATGGATTCCGGGATACGCGCGTTTCGACGCATCGGCCACGTGGCGCGTGTCGAAGAAGATCGACTTGCAACTCAACGTGAACAATATCTTCGACAGGAAGTATTACCAGACCGCGTATCCGATCTATGCAACCTGGGCGCCGGGCCGCTCGGCGATGCTCACGATGAACTTCTATCAGTGA
- a CDS encoding surface-adhesin E family protein, with protein MLKKWAICAALFATAAVAYADAKWEVVSQNPTATFYVDTESITRTGQTVNVWTKAVNSTPRIQSGDQIATAYGLDHFVFNCADKSGALVSFARFDQTGATIQSLARKKYEMEAVAPDTPMAILLHRVCQ; from the coding sequence ATGCTGAAAAAATGGGCCATTTGCGCCGCGCTTTTTGCCACTGCAGCCGTCGCCTACGCGGACGCAAAATGGGAGGTCGTCAGCCAGAATCCCACCGCGACGTTTTATGTCGACACGGAATCCATCACGCGCACCGGCCAGACGGTGAACGTCTGGACTAAGGCTGTCAACAGCACGCCGCGGATTCAATCCGGTGACCAGATCGCCACTGCCTACGGGCTGGATCACTTCGTCTTCAACTGCGCGGATAAATCCGGCGCGCTCGTGAGTTTCGCCCGGTTCGATCAGACCGGCGCGACCATTCAGTCGCTCGCACGCAAAAAATACGAGATGGAAGCCGTCGCTCCCGACACGCCCATGGCGATCCTCCTGCATCGCGTTTGCCAGTAG
- the yddG gene encoding aromatic amino acid DMT transporter YddG, protein MDQGKKATLIGLVAVLLWSSIVGLMRGVSEGLGATAGAAMIYTVASVMLFFTVGFPDLRKFPRPYLIWGSLLFVTYELCLSLSIGYADSGRQAVEVGMVNYLWPTFTLIAAILFNGQRSNLLIFPGFVLSLIGIGWVLGGDQGFDVAEMLANVKANPLSFGLAFTGALIWAGYCTVTARHAKGSNGVTLFFMLTAAALWIKYAINGGGAMDFSPHTVIYLFLAASAIGFGYAAWNVGILHGNVTVLAGASYLIPVLSSVLAAKLLNAPLPFAFWKGAIMVCTGSILCWIATRELRPEPVFE, encoded by the coding sequence ATGGACCAAGGAAAAAAGGCCACGCTGATAGGCCTGGTTGCGGTGCTCCTATGGAGTTCTATCGTCGGTCTGATGCGCGGTGTCAGCGAAGGACTCGGCGCGACCGCGGGCGCCGCAATGATTTACACGGTGGCGTCCGTCATGCTGTTCTTTACGGTCGGATTTCCCGATCTGAGAAAATTTCCGCGTCCCTATCTGATCTGGGGCAGCCTGCTGTTCGTCACGTACGAGCTTTGCCTGTCGCTTTCGATCGGCTATGCCGACAGCGGCCGTCAGGCCGTCGAAGTCGGTATGGTCAATTATCTCTGGCCGACTTTCACGCTGATCGCCGCCATTCTCTTTAACGGCCAGAGATCGAATCTTTTGATCTTTCCGGGATTTGTCCTTTCCTTAATCGGAATTGGCTGGGTTCTCGGAGGCGACCAGGGCTTCGATGTTGCGGAAATGCTGGCGAACGTCAAAGCGAATCCGCTGAGCTTCGGCTTGGCCTTTACCGGCGCTTTAATCTGGGCGGGGTATTGCACCGTCACAGCGCGACATGCAAAGGGAAGCAACGGCGTGACGCTGTTTTTCATGCTGACGGCCGCCGCGCTGTGGATCAAGTACGCGATCAATGGCGGCGGCGCGATGGACTTCAGTCCACACACGGTCATCTACCTGTTCCTTGCGGCCTCAGCGATCGGATTCGGTTACGCCGCGTGGAATGTCGGAATTCTGCATGGGAACGTGACAGTGCTCGCGGGCGCGTCTTATCTGATTCCGGTTTTGTCGTCCGTGCTCGCGGCGAAACTGCTGAATGCGCCGCTCCCATTTGCTTTCTGGAAGGGCGCAATCATGGTTTGCACAGGATCGATCCTTTGCTGGATCGCCACGCGTGAACTGCGCCCGGAACCGGTATTCGAATAG
- a CDS encoding molybdopterin-dependent oxidoreductase, with translation MTFRKQAKKPAAIFSSHAEAIIKDASRELKDPARRLLGKRILTLGGIAMLSGCDLSNDKSVNTMLRKMSFFNDDVQALLFNPNEMAPTYPESMITRPFPFNAFYDIDDVPEVDPATYRLEVNGLAHGKRVWTLEELRALPQESQITRHICIEGWSAIGKWGGVRFADFLRRSGADTTARYVAFHCADNYSTSIDMPTALHAQTLLTLTYDGQVLPPKYGFPMKLRMPTKLGYKNPKHIVAISVTNEYPGGYWENQGYNWFGGS, from the coding sequence ATGACGTTCAGAAAACAGGCTAAAAAGCCGGCCGCGATTTTTTCATCTCACGCCGAAGCCATCATCAAGGATGCGAGCCGCGAACTGAAAGATCCCGCTCGCAGGCTGCTCGGAAAACGGATTCTCACGCTCGGCGGCATTGCGATGCTGTCGGGTTGCGACCTGTCCAATGACAAATCGGTGAACACGATGCTGCGCAAAATGTCGTTCTTCAATGACGACGTGCAGGCTCTGCTGTTCAACCCGAACGAAATGGCGCCGACCTATCCGGAGTCGATGATCACGCGGCCGTTTCCGTTCAACGCGTTCTACGACATCGACGATGTACCCGAGGTCGATCCCGCGACATACCGGCTCGAGGTGAACGGCCTCGCGCATGGAAAGCGTGTGTGGACGCTCGAAGAATTGCGCGCGTTGCCGCAGGAAAGTCAGATTACGCGGCACATCTGCATAGAAGGGTGGAGCGCGATCGGCAAATGGGGAGGCGTGCGTTTCGCCGATTTTCTCAGACGCTCTGGCGCCGATACCACGGCCCGCTACGTCGCGTTTCATTGCGCCGATAACTACTCGACCAGTATCGACATGCCGACCGCGCTACACGCGCAGACGCTTCTGACCCTGACCTACGACGGCCAGGTTTTGCCACCGAAGTACGGCTTTCCGATGAAGCTGCGCATGCCGACGAAACTCGGCTACAAGAATCCGAAACATATCGTCGCGATCAGCGTGACGAACGAATACCCCGGTGGCTACTGGGAGAACCAGGGCTACAACTGGTTCGGCGGTTCCTGA
- a CDS encoding mandelate racemase/muconate lactonizing enzyme family protein, whose product MRIVEIREKTVPISSPIRNAYIDFSKMTLSLVAVVTDVIRDGKPVVGYGFNSNGRYGQGKLMRERFIPRLLEADPASLVNDAGDNLDPHKIWATMFTNEKPGGHGERSVAIGTIDMAVWDAVAKIEGKPLFQLLADRYGNGEPDRKIFVYAAGGYYYPGQDHGKLKDEMRSYIDRGYTVVKKKIGGASLDEDLRRIDSILSVLGDGQKLAVDANGRFDLDTAIQYAKALSQYDLFWYEEAGDPLDYELQATLRNYYDKPMATGENLFSMQDARNLIRYGGMRADRDWLQFDCALSYGLVEYLRTLDMLRQHGWSPSRCIPHGGHQMSLNIAAGLGLGGNESYPDLFQPYGGFPDGVKVENGYITMPDLPGIGFEGKADLFAEMQKLSA is encoded by the coding sequence ATGAGAATCGTCGAAATCCGCGAAAAGACCGTTCCGATCAGCTCGCCGATCCGCAATGCCTATATCGACTTCAGCAAGATGACGCTGAGTCTCGTCGCCGTGGTGACGGATGTGATCCGCGACGGCAAGCCGGTGGTCGGTTACGGCTTCAATTCCAACGGCCGCTACGGCCAGGGCAAGCTGATGCGCGAGCGCTTCATTCCGCGCCTTCTCGAAGCCGATCCTGCCAGCCTCGTCAACGACGCAGGCGATAACCTCGATCCGCACAAGATCTGGGCGACCATGTTCACGAACGAGAAGCCCGGCGGTCATGGAGAGCGCTCGGTCGCCATCGGCACGATCGACATGGCCGTGTGGGACGCGGTTGCCAAGATCGAAGGCAAGCCGCTGTTCCAGCTGCTCGCTGACCGTTATGGCAACGGCGAGCCCGATCGCAAGATTTTCGTGTACGCGGCGGGCGGCTACTACTATCCGGGCCAGGACCACGGCAAGCTGAAAGACGAAATGCGCAGCTATATCGATCGCGGCTATACGGTCGTGAAGAAGAAGATCGGCGGCGCGTCGCTCGACGAAGATCTGCGCCGCATCGACTCGATCCTCAGCGTGCTCGGCGACGGTCAGAAGCTGGCCGTCGATGCGAACGGCCGCTTCGATCTCGACACGGCGATTCAATATGCGAAGGCGCTCTCGCAATACGATCTGTTCTGGTACGAAGAGGCCGGCGATCCGCTCGACTACGAATTGCAGGCCACGCTGCGCAATTACTACGACAAGCCGATGGCAACCGGCGAAAACCTGTTCTCGATGCAGGACGCCCGCAATCTGATCCGTTACGGCGGCATGCGCGCGGATCGCGACTGGCTGCAGTTCGACTGCGCGCTGAGCTACGGTCTGGTCGAATATCTGCGGACGCTCGACATGTTGCGTCAGCATGGGTGGTCGCCGAGCCGTTGCATTCCGCACGGCGGACACCAGATGTCGCTGAATATCGCGGCGGGTCTGGGACTGGGCGGCAACGAATCCTATCCCGATCTGTTCCAGCCGTATGGCGGATTCCCCGACGGCGTGAAGGTCGAAAACGGCTATATCACGATGCCCGATCTGCCCGGCATCGGCTTTGAAGGGAAGGCCGATCTGTTTGCGGAGATGCAGAAGTTGTCGGCGTAA
- a CDS encoding cytochrome b/b6 domain-containing protein, with the protein MSHATIQPAWVRITHWVNALAVVLMVTSGWQIYNASPIFRAIQFPPAITLGGWLGGALLWHFAVMWVLVANFLVYVGVNIASGRLRKKLLPVSPRSLVTDLLAALRGKLGHQDLSRYNAVQKFAYLVVIVDIALLIVSGLAVWKSVQFPLLRTLMGGYDNARVVHFVAMSVLVAFFVLHVVMVALVPRSLLLMIRGR; encoded by the coding sequence TTGAGTCACGCAACGATTCAACCCGCCTGGGTGCGCATCACGCACTGGGTCAACGCGCTCGCGGTCGTGCTGATGGTCACGAGCGGCTGGCAGATTTATAACGCGTCGCCGATCTTCCGGGCCATTCAGTTCCCTCCCGCGATCACGCTCGGAGGCTGGCTCGGTGGCGCATTGCTCTGGCATTTCGCGGTGATGTGGGTGCTCGTCGCGAATTTCCTCGTCTATGTCGGCGTGAATATCGCCTCCGGGCGTCTGCGGAAAAAGCTCCTGCCGGTCAGTCCCAGGTCGCTTGTAACGGACCTGCTGGCCGCATTGCGCGGCAAGCTCGGTCACCAGGATCTCTCGCGCTACAACGCCGTGCAGAAGTTTGCCTACCTCGTTGTGATCGTCGATATCGCGCTTCTGATCGTGTCGGGCCTGGCCGTATGGAAGTCAGTGCAATTCCCGCTGCTGCGCACGCTGATGGGCGGGTACGACAACGCGCGCGTCGTGCACTTCGTCGCGATGAGCGTACTGGTTGCGTTCTTCGTGTTGCACGTCGTGATGGTCGCGCTGGTGCCGCGCTCGCTGCTTCTGATGATTCGCGGACGGTAA
- a CDS encoding helix-turn-helix domain-containing protein, translating to MRQTELVTLNMREFDRLKMVQAIVEMGLKPGRAAERLGLSVRQIERLVIRYREHGPSGVVSGRRGRPGNRKLDDGLSVRALTIIRERYPDFGPALVRDRYAHFDQHQTAD from the coding sequence ATGCGTCAAACCGAACTGGTGACACTGAACATGCGCGAATTCGACCGGCTAAAGATGGTTCAGGCGATCGTGGAGATGGGGCTGAAGCCCGGCCGTGCGGCCGAGCGCCTTGGACTGAGTGTTCGCCAGATCGAGCGGCTGGTGATCCGGTATCGCGAACATGGCCCCTCTGGTGTGGTATCTGGCAGGCGTGGCCGCCCGGGCAACCGCAAGCTCGACGACGGCCTGTCAGTACGCGCGCTGACGATCATTCGCGAGCGCTACCCGGATTTTGGCCCGGCGCTGGTGCGCGACCGCTATGCCCATTTTGACCAACACCAGACGGCCGACTAG
- a CDS encoding TMEM165/GDT1 family protein, with product MQSFLVSTSVVGLAEIGDKTQLLSLVLAARYRKPIPIVLGVFVATLINHGFSGALGAWLASIIRPEIMNWAVVASFAVMAVWILIPDKLDDADALPVKDSMGVFGTTAITFFIAEMGDKTQIVTVALAARFHEFFGVVAGTTLGMMLANVPVIYLGHKFADRLPTKAVHILAALIFVVLGGLALRTALYPETHSMF from the coding sequence ATGCAATCATTCCTCGTATCCACAAGCGTTGTCGGTCTCGCTGAGATCGGCGACAAGACCCAGTTGCTGTCTCTGGTTCTTGCGGCGCGCTATCGCAAACCTATCCCTATCGTGCTCGGCGTGTTCGTCGCGACGCTGATCAATCACGGCTTCTCGGGTGCGCTCGGCGCGTGGCTTGCCAGCATCATCAGGCCGGAAATCATGAACTGGGCCGTGGTGGCGTCTTTCGCGGTCATGGCCGTGTGGATCCTGATTCCGGACAAGCTCGATGATGCCGACGCTCTACCCGTCAAAGATTCAATGGGCGTGTTCGGAACAACGGCAATCACGTTCTTCATCGCGGAAATGGGTGACAAGACCCAGATCGTGACGGTGGCGCTTGCGGCGCGATTCCACGAATTCTTCGGCGTCGTGGCGGGCACGACGCTCGGCATGATGCTGGCGAACGTCCCGGTTATCTATCTTGGCCACAAGTTTGCCGACCGCTTGCCGACCAAAGCGGTTCATATCCTGGCGGCGCTTATTTTCGTGGTACTCGGCGGGCTCGCACTGCGCACGGCGCTGTATCCGGAAACTCACTCGATGTTCTGA
- a CDS encoding SET domain-containing protein, translated as MRRVIVRRSPVHGKGVFAMRPLEAGERVFEYKGEITTWRNAVRRHRREGVAGHTFLFGLSDGRVIDGSRSGNSARWLNHACTPNCETIEDRGRIFIHAIRPIVVGEELFIDYLLAIDETEDEEARAQYACACASARCRRSMLAASV; from the coding sequence ATGCGACGCGTCATCGTGCGGAGATCGCCGGTTCACGGCAAGGGTGTATTTGCAATGCGTCCTCTCGAGGCGGGCGAGCGCGTGTTCGAATACAAAGGGGAAATCACGACGTGGAGAAACGCGGTGCGTCGACACCGGCGCGAGGGCGTCGCCGGCCACACGTTCCTGTTTGGGCTGTCGGATGGACGCGTGATCGACGGTAGCCGCAGTGGCAACAGTGCGCGCTGGCTGAATCACGCGTGTACGCCGAACTGCGAAACCATCGAGGATCGCGGCCGCATTTTCATTCACGCGATCCGGCCGATCGTCGTGGGCGAAGAGTTGTTCATCGACTATCTGCTGGCCATCGACGAAACGGAAGACGAAGAGGCTCGCGCGCAATATGCGTGCGCCTGTGCGTCCGCCCGATGCCGCCGGTCGATGCTGGCGGCTAGCGTGTGA